The following is a genomic window from Alkalispirochaeta americana.
AAGAGGCTGACTACCGGCGGCGGACAGCGGGCCCCTCCCTGACCTGGTGCGACGGCCCCGACCTGGTCCCGTCGGGAGCCATGGAGTTCGCCTTCCCGGAAAACTTTCCGCACCGGATCTACCTGACGCTGGATGTGGATGGTCTTGACCCCTCGCTCTGCCCCGCCACAGGCACCCCCGTCCCCGGCGGCCTGGGGTGGTATCAGACCCTGGGCCTTCTGGAATGGATCACCTCCCGGAGGGATCTGGTGGCCTTCGATATGGTGGAACTGGCGCCCATTCCCGGGGTTCACGCCGCCGACTACGCCGTGGCAGAACTGACCTACCGGATTATGGGAATGATCAGCAGAAGCCGCACAGCCCCGGCCTGACCCAAGGGGCTGAACCGGCCCGTCTGAACCGGCCCGTCTGAACCGGGCGGTCTGAACCGGCCCCTACCGCCCCCTCATCACCCCGAGGGGAGCGGTTTCCAGGGCTCCACGTGGGTGATCACCCGGGTATCCTCGCCAAAACGATCCTTGATCCGGGCTTCCACGGCCGTAGCGATCAAATGGCCAGCATCGACAGTGATCGATCCGTCCACACGGAAATGAACCTCCACAGCCACGGTGGTCCCCAGCTTTCGGGTCTTGAGATTATGAGGGTCGCTCACCCCGGGAACAGCCGCCACATCTTCAAGAATACGCTGACATTCCTCCCCGGGAAGGGCCACGTCAGTCATCTCCCGGATTGCCAGCACCGAGGTCTTGATCCCCACCCCGATAATCAGCACCGCCACCAGGGCTGCCGCCAGGGAATCCATAATTCTCCAGGACGGACCCAGCAGAGCTGCCGCAACGATCCCCGCGAAGGCTGCCAGCGACGAAAGCGCATCGGACCGGTGGTGCCAGGCGTTGGCTGCTACCGCAGGACTTCCTGAGGCAATCCCTGCCCGGCGTGTTACCTGGTACAACCCTTCCTTCACCAGGATGGAGACAAAAGCAGCTCCCGCAGCGTAGAGTCGGGGAGGTGGCGGAGCATCTCCTGCCAGACTCCCCAGGGCAGACTGCACAGCGTCCCAGCCGATGCCTACCCCCGCTCCCGCCAGAAGCACACCCACAAAGAGAGCGCTTACCGTCTCGTACCGGCCATGGCCAAAAGCATGGTTGTCATCGGGAGGACGGCTTGCCGCATGCAACCCCAGGAGAACAGCGCCGTCGGTAATAAGGTCCGACAAAGAATGAAATCCGTCGGCCACGAGAGCCCGGCTTCCTGCAAGGATGCCCAGGGCGATCTTTACTCCGCCCAGAAGACAGTTGAGGACCGCCCCGGTAAGAGTGATATGCATAACGTTCATAGATCTTCTCCCAGAATTATCAAAAACCCTCCCGCTGTCAATCGAAGGGGAAAAGAGATCGAAAGTCCCCTCGACGGCAAGCCCTTGGGGCAGTACTTTATACATCGGAAAGGCCGCCGGGAACACCCCGACGGTCAACCTCAAGCCCCCCACCAGAGGGGCGCACGAACATAGAGACATAGAGACATAGAGAAAACAGCGACCCCTGGAGGCAGAAACCATGACCAGATCACCCCTGAGCGAGACCGGCACCGATACAGCGACCCTGGGAGGCGGTTGTTTCTGGTGTCTTGAAGCGATTTTCCAGCGCCTCCCCGGAGTGCTTCAGGTGGAGCCGGGCTACGCCGGAGGAACCCGGCCTGACCCCACCTACGAGGAAGTCTGCCGGGGCGATACAGGACACGCCGAGGTGGTAAGAATTACCTTTGATCCCCGGATCATCAGCTATGAAGAACTACTGGGCACCTTCTGGCGAGCCCATGATCCAACCACACTCAACCGTCAGGGAGCGGACCAGGGAACCCAGTACCGCTCGATTCTTCTCTATACCAGCGAGGAACAACGCCTCCAGGCAGAGAAATCCCGGGATCAGTGGAACGCGAAAAACCCCTCCCGGCCGCCCGCGGTGACCCAGGTGGTGCCCCTGGAACGATTTTTCCCGGCCGAGGAGTACCACCACGATTATTACCGGAACAATCCCCGAGCCGGATATTGCCGACTGGTCATTCAGCCCAAGGTGGAAGCGCTCTTTCCCCGGGATCAGGAGCAGGATCGGCACCGTTCCACAGAGCAGCCAGGGTAACCATTCGCCCCGTCTCGGAGCCCTCCCGGCGAACCGAAAAAAACCGGGGATCACAGGAGTTGCAGATACCGGCATCCAGAATTTCCCCGGGAAAACCGGCCCTCCGCAGGTTTTCCCGAGAAGCCCTCTGCAGATCGATCCCGTAGTATCCCCCGCCCCGGGGAATCACCGCCCGGGGGCATTCCAGATCATCCTGAAAAACCCTCTTCAGAAGTGCATCGCTCTGAACGTAGCAATCGGGGCAAATACCTGGACCATAGATCACCCGCATATTCTCAGGACGGCAACCCAGAGCGACCATCCGCCGAAACAGTTGCGCCTCCAGACGGAGCGCGATTCCCCTCCATCCGCAGTGCACGATCCCCAAAAGACCCTTGCGACGATCCTGTATGACAACCGGAAAGCAATCGGCCGTGGTTATCCCGAGGTAGAGCCCCCGTTCCCCGGTGATCAGTCCGTCGAAGCCCTTCAGATTCTGGCGATCCGGCAAGACACCCTCACCACCTGAGGAACCATCTGCCTCAAGGATCTTGTCACCGTGCTCCAGGAGCACACGGACCATCCGCTCCAGGGCAATCCCCGAGGCCTCGCCCAGACGTCGATAGTTTCCGGCAACGGCGGTTGTATCGAGACAGCTGCCGGTCGCACCATAGA
Proteins encoded in this region:
- a CDS encoding cation diffusion facilitator family transporter; this encodes MNVMHITLTGAVLNCLLGGVKIALGILAGSRALVADGFHSLSDLITDGAVLLGLHAASRPPDDNHAFGHGRYETVSALFVGVLLAGAGVGIGWDAVQSALGSLAGDAPPPPRLYAAGAAFVSILVKEGLYQVTRRAGIASGSPAVAANAWHHRSDALSSLAAFAGIVAAALLGPSWRIMDSLAAALVAVLIIGVGIKTSVLAIREMTDVALPGEECQRILEDVAAVPGVSDPHNLKTRKLGTTVAVEVHFRVDGSITVDAGHLIATAVEARIKDRFGEDTRVITHVEPWKPLPSG
- the msrA gene encoding peptide-methionine (S)-S-oxide reductase MsrA → MTRSPLSETGTDTATLGGGCFWCLEAIFQRLPGVLQVEPGYAGGTRPDPTYEEVCRGDTGHAEVVRITFDPRIISYEELLGTFWRAHDPTTLNRQGADQGTQYRSILLYTSEEQRLQAEKSRDQWNAKNPSRPPAVTQVVPLERFFPAEEYHHDYYRNNPRAGYCRLVIQPKVEALFPRDQEQDRHRSTEQPG
- a CDS encoding polyphenol oxidase family protein; translated protein: MLQEESPWYVRFRHEELDLVTTTRKNGNMLYGATGSCLDTTAVAGNYRRLGEASGIALERMVRVLLEHGDKILEADGSSGGEGVLPDRQNLKGFDGLITGERGLYLGITTADCFPVVIQDRRKGLLGIVHCGWRGIALRLEAQLFRRMVALGCRPENMRVIYGPGICPDCYVQSDALLKRVFQDDLECPRAVIPRGGGYYGIDLQRASRENLRRAGFPGEILDAGICNSCDPRFFSVRREGSETGRMVTLAALWNGADPAPDPGERALPPWAE